The proteins below come from a single Eremothecium sinecaudum strain ATCC 58844 chromosome II, complete sequence genomic window:
- the ELF1 gene encoding Elf1p (Syntenic homolog of Ashbya gossypii AER237W; Syntenic homolog of Saccharomyces cerevisiae YKL160W (ELF1)) has translation MGKRKKSARQPVKRVTLKLDNAFNCLFCNHEKAITCTLDKKNSIGSLSCKVCGQQFQTRINALSQPVDVYSDWFDAVEEVNEGKASSSEEENSDSDYESDSDASATAPKQASGANEYGDDSDEEEYSEDDRIGNRRGRNPLVESDDE, from the coding sequence ATGGGTaagagaaagaagtctgCCAGACAGCCGGTGAAGCGCGTGACGTTGAAATTGGACAATGCCTTCAACTGTCTGTTTTGCAATCACGAGAAGGCCATAACCTGCACACTGGATAAGAAAAACAGCATTGGCTCACTATCGTGCAAGGTCTGCGGGCAGCAGTTCCAAACCAGAATAAATGCCTTATCACAGCCAGTGGATGTCTACAGTGACTGGTTCGACGCTGTCGAAGAAGTTAATGAAGGAAAGGCCAGTAGTAGTGAGGAAGAAAATAGCGATTCTGACTACGAGAGTGATAGCGATGCCAGCGCCACCGCTCCAAAGCAAGCTTCTGGTGCAAACGAATACGGCGACGACTcagatgaagaagaatacTCCGAAGACGACAGAATCGGAAATCGGAGAGGCAGAAACCCTCTGGTAGAAAGTGATGATGAATAA
- the CIC1 gene encoding Cic1p (Syntenic homolog of Ashbya gossypii AER236C; Syntenic homolog of Saccharomyces cerevisiae YHR052W (CIC1)) has protein sequence MSKDTPVKLKKGARKASKNSTPVSTPSKKKSASASKDKAQKRATAEKAPKDKALIPTNRLENAVTQLYKFMDSKPESANTLIDDDELSRQMQLIVTSSKSYTGSQKSFKPLLLNVKHSIFAPWKKASATSIKDFKILLILKDQDKDKVSEDDLYELLEKPHAIKIDEVIDGSSLKTKYKAFEKRRALLAEYSLVLADDSIVTTLPKLLGGKAYKKISTTPIPIRTGKAGTFSKTSLVNAIVKIYNEKLPILLPRGNTVNVHLGHASWFESSQFVENIATIAEQLTKAHPIRSIYLKSNDSPVLPLYYNTQVIEAAASAFQKLASASTPAEKITIDGIEVDLSTFDRALLEVANPDTISSLFSNQINKAKRKLAENDAVSASTVTKKAKN, from the coding sequence ATGTCAAAGGATACCCCAGTGAAACTCAAGAAAGGCGCCCGTAAAGCGTCCAAGAACTCAACTCCAGTTTCTACTCCGTCTAAAAAGAAATCAGCTTCTGCTTCCAAGGACAAGGCCCAGAAACGTGCTACCGCAGAAAAAGCGCCTAAGGATAAAGCTCTAATTCCAACGAACAGGTTGGAGAACGCGGTGACTCAGCTCTACAAGTTCATGGACTCGAAGCCAGAGTCTGCGAATACTTTGATTGACGACGACGAGCTTTCCAGACAAATGCAGCTAATTGTCACCAGCTCCAAGTCGTATACCGGCTCGCAGAAATCTTTCAAGCCACTATTGCTCAACGTAAAGCACTCCATCTTTGCCCCATGGAAGAAGGCAAGCGCCACCTCCATTAAGGACTTCAAGATCCTATTGATCTTGAAGGACCAAGATAAGGACAAGGTCTCCGAAGACGACCTCTACGAACTGCTAGAAAAGCCCCATGCCATTAAAATCGACGAGGTCATCGACGGCTCCAGCTTGAAGACTAAGTACAAGGCTTTCGAGAAAAGACGTGCTCTACTAGCAGAATACTCGCTGGTCCTAGCCGACGACTCCATCGTCACCACTCTACCTAAATTGCTTGGTGGGAAAGCGTACAAAAAAATCTCCACCACCCCAATTCCTATCAGAACCGGCAAGGCTGGTACCTTCAGCAAGACCTCACTCGTAAACGCCATCGTCAAGATCTACAACGAAAAGTTGCCTATCTTGCTCCCTCGCGGAAACACCGTAAACGTCCATCTCGGCCACGCCAGCTGGTTTGAGTCCTCCCAATTCGTTGAAAACATCGCCACAATAGCAGAGCAACTAACCAAAGCACATCCAATCAGATCTATCTACCTCAAGTCGAACGACTCCCCCGTTTTACCACTGTACTACAACACGCAAGTCATCGAGGCCGCTGCCAGTGCCTTCCAAAAATTGGCCTCCGCTTCTACCCCAGCAGAAAAGATTACAATCGACGGCATCGAAGTAGACCTTTCCACCTTCGACAGAGCACTCCTAGAAGTCGCCAATCCCGACACTATCTCTAGTCTCTTCTCAAACCAAATAAACAAAGCGAAGAGAAAGCTCGCAGAAAACGACGCAGTAAGCGCTTCTACAGTCACCAAAAAGGCCAAAAACTAA
- a CDS encoding mitogen-activated protein kinase (Syntenic homolog of Ashbya gossypii AER232C; Syntenic homolog of Saccharomyces cerevisiae YHR030C (SLT2) and YKL161C (KDX1)) produces the protein MADTIERHTFKVFNQDFTVDKRFQLIKEIGCGAYGIVCSARFMGAAEDTTVAIKKVTNVFTKTLLCKRSLRELKLLRHFRGHKNITCLYDTDIVILPDGTFNGLYLYEELMECDMHQIIKSGQPLTDSHYQSFIYQILCGLKYIHSADVLHRDLKPGNLLVNADCQLKICDFGLARGFSENPVENNQFLTEYVATRWYRAPEIMLSYQGYTKAIDVWSCGCILAELLGGNPIFKGKDYVDQLNRILQVLGTPADDTLRRIGSKNVQDYIHQLGVIPTIPFREIFPDANPQAVDLLERMLAFDPKQRITVDSALEQPYLSIWHDPNDEPECSEKFHFGFESVNDMEQLKLMIVEEVNEFRKFVRQPIIENEQWPQQRQEGALSVEEDTDSNRQYDDSDFAQQLMSSQSPIILQERYIGIHSDNLPEHNTDFPPRPQENMLASPAGLAMSSGNEGNADYGDFLDLERELEFGLDRNF, from the coding sequence ATGGCTGATACTATAGAGCGGCATACATTTAAGGTGTTCAACCAGGACTTTACGGTTGATAAGCGGTTTCAGCTTATCAAGGAGATTGGGTGCGGTGCTTACGGTATAGTATGTTCGGCGAGGTTTATGGGGGCGGCTGAGGACACTACGGTAGCAATTAAAAAGGTGACTAATGTATTTACTAAGACGTTACTGTGCAAGAGGTCTCTGCGTGAGCTGAAGCTGCTAAGACACTTCCGAGGTCACAAGAACATTACATGCCTATATGATACTGATATTGTTATTCTTCCGGATGGGACTTTTAACGGGTTGTACCTTTATGAGGAGTTGATGGAGTGTGATATGCATCAAATTATCAAATCTGGGCAACCTCTGACGGATTCACATTACCAGAGTTTCATCTATCAGATACTGTGTGGTTTGAAGTATATACACTCAGCTGATGTATTACATAGGGATTTGAAGCCCGGTAACCTTTTGGTTAACGCAGACTGCCAGCTCAAAATATGCGACTTTGGTTTGGCAAGGGGATTCAGTGAAAATCCCGTTGAGAATAACCAGTTTTTAACGGAATACGTTGCTACGAGGTGGTACAGAGCGCCAGAGATCATGCTAAGCTATCAAGGGTACACAAAAGCTATAGACGTTTGGTCGTGTGGGTGCATCCTTGCAGAATTACTTGGGGGTAATCCTATTTTCAAGGGGAAGGATTACGTTGACCAGCTGAATAGGATATTGCAAGTTCTTGGTACCCCAGCGGATGATACATTGAGAAGGATTGGGTCTAAAAACGTCCAGGATTACATTCATCAGTTGGGTGTTATCCCAACGATTCCATTTAGAGAGATATTTCCTGATGCCAATCCACAGGCGGTGGATCTGTTGGAACGCATGTTGGCATTTGACCCCAAACAGAGAATTACGGTGGATAGTGCATTGGAACAGCCCTACTTATCCATCTGGCACGACCCAAATGACGAACCTGAATGTAGCGAGAAGTTCCACTTTGGATTCGAAAGTGTGAATGACATGGAACAGCTAAAATTGATGATTGTGGAGGAAGTTAATGAGTTTCGGAAGTTTGTTAGGCAACCTATAATAGAGAATGAGCAATGGCCCCAACAAAGACAGGAAGGTGCTTTGTCAGTAGAGGAGGACACGGATAGTAATCGACAATATGATGATTCTGATTTTGCGCAACAGTTAATGTCCTCGCAGTCACCGATAATATTGCAAGAAAGATATATAGGAATCCATTCTGATAATTTACCTGAACATAATACTGACTTTCCACCAAGACCTCAGGAAAATATGTTAGCATCTCCTGCAGGATTGGCAATGAGTAGCGGTAACGAAGGTAACGCTGACTATGGCGACTTTCTGGATCTTGAGAGAGAACTAGAATTCGGGTTAGATAGGAATTTTTGA
- the RRM3 gene encoding DNA helicase (Syntenic homolog of Ashbya gossypii AER233C; Syntenic homolog of Saccharomyces cerevisiae YHR031C (RRM3)): protein MTHKPNGSLRVGSQKIKSKPKTALKQGTLSFLFNAKRTPPEKSHQKPIADFKAEANVSKDIQSSANKRELLTLRPSLFVSQGSFDEESNQEYISSLLKDTPLKNFKSPLAVERDLSFDSRDAHVKHACKVTKEVVRAKVGPGKPTRVSLRSEIKGFFDGPKTQGGLHFTKKALAPALPRRPVQPDVKHRTLATFGGDDVTLSSEQQAVKDLVMSERLNIFFTGSAGTGKSVLLRSLIKSLKAIHGPDAVAVTASTGLAAVDIGGITLNRFSGFGIGNRPPEKLLEMVKKKRDSCERWKRTRVLIVDEISMIDGRLLDKLDYVARGVTNKPNVPFGGIQVVFSGDFYQLPPVPDRNPGAPKPLFAFESNAWKQAIQKTVCLHQVFRQKDNELIALLNAIRLGEVTPKVINMIRGLQRDIDCPDGIEPTELYPTRHEVELANNRRLDRLPGFSMTYDAQDRGSLAEKYPSYFDNVMAKKKLVLKEDAQVMMLKNVDDTLVNGSMGKVLFFTTPNLWRYIETFRKHSMDAEFIQDMRLITRAIGVPEVCRPDELQQEILRRSSQAKPYFNQLLLKAPMEQCASLLPVVRFAVSRNGYRYELVDHDEFPVEITVAQGGEDSVRVQLPLLPCWALSIHKAQGQTINRLRVDLKRSFEAGQVYVALSRAVHKDQLQILNFNPTTIRTTSKVQHFYNSIQALEAAQASL from the coding sequence ATGACCCATAAACCAAATGGTAGTTTACGTGTCGGCAGCCAAAAAATCAAAAGTAAGCCAAAGACTGCTTTAAAGCAGGGAACTTTGAGCTTCTTATTTAATGCAAAAAGAACTCCACCTGAAAAGTCTCATCAAAAGCCAATTGCGGATTTCAAGGCTGAAGCAAATGTCTCTAAGGACATTCAGAGTTCTGCTAATAAGCGTGAACTTCTTACGTTAAGACCTTCGCTTTTCGTTTCTCAGGGATCTTTCGATGAAGAATCAAACCAGGAATATATCTCCTCGCTCTTGAAGGATACGCCTCTCAAAAATTTCAAGTCTCCGTTAGCGGTAGAGAGGGATTTAAGCTTTGATTCACGGGACGCGCATGTAAAACATGCGTGTAAAGTTACCAAAGAAGTAGTGCGTGCGAAAGTTGGCCCAGGAAAGCCCACGCGTGTTTCACTAAGATCTGAGATAAAGGGATTTTTTGATGGTCCTAAGACCCAAGGAGGGCTACATTTTACGAAGAAGGCATTAGCTCCTGCATTACCGAGAAGACCTGTACAACCTGACGTCAAGCATCGGACTTTAGCGACCTTTGGTGGTGATGACGTTACACTGAGCAGCGAACAGCAAGCCGTGAAAGATCTAGTGATGTCAGAACGACTGAACATATTTTTCACCGGTAGCGCTGGTACAGGGAAATCTGTTCTACTACGCAGCCTTATTAAATCCTTAAAAGCTATCCATGGACCTGATGCCGTTGCGGTTACTGCATCCACGGGCCTTGCTGCAGTTGACATAGGTGGCATAACGCTTAATAGGTTCTCAGGCTTCGGCATAGGCAATAGGCCACCTGAAAAACTACTGGAAATGGTTAAAAAGAAGAGAGACTCATGTGAGCGTTGGAAGCGGACCCGTGTACTTATCGTAGATGAGATTTCTATGATAGATGGAAGGCTTTTAGATAAGCTGGACTACGTGGCACGAGGCGTAACAAACAAACCGAACGTACCGTTCGGCGGCATACAAGTGGTTTTCTCCGGTGACTTTTACCAGCTACCGCCGGTTCCAGACCGCAATCCAGGCGCGCCTAAGCCTTTGTTTGCGTTCGAAAGTAATGCATGGAAACAAGCAATCCAGAAAACAGTTTGCCTGCATCAAGTGTTCAGGCAGAAAGACAATGAATTGATTGCTCTCCTGAATGCCATAAGGCTCGGTGAAGTCACGCCGAAGGTTATTAATATGATTCGAGGCTTGCAGCGCGACATCGACTGTCCCGACGGAATCGAGCCTACAGAACTTTATCCAACTAGACATGAAGTAGAGCTCGCAAACAACAGGAGATTAGATCGCTTGCCTGGCTTCTCAATGACTTACGACGCACAGGATCGAGGAAGTCTTGCAGAGAAGTATCCTTCCTATTTCGATAATGTAATGGCAAAGAAGAAGCTTGTGCTGAAGGAAGACGCCCAGGTCATGATGCTCAAGAATGTAGATGATACCCTCGTCAACGGTTCAATGGGCAAAGTGCTCTTCTTCACAACTCCAAACCTGTGGCGCTATATTGAGACTTTCCGCAAGCATTCAATGGACGCCGAGTTCATCCAGGACATGAGGCTCATCACCAGAGCCATCGGGGTCCCAGAGGTATGCAGACCTGACGAACTACAGCAGGAAATACTTCGCCGCTCTTCCCAAGCAAAACCGTATTTCAATCAGCTTTTATTAAAAGCCCCCATGGAACAATGTGCTTCCCTCTTGCCTGTCGTAAGGTTCGCCGTCTCTAGAAATGGCTACAGGTATGAGCTAGTGGACCATGACGAATTTCCAGTGGAAATCACAGTCGCGCAAGGTGGAGAGGATTCTGTAAGAGTACAATTACCTCTCCTACCCTGTTGGGCACTTTCCATACACAAGGCGCAAGGCCAAACTATTAATAGACTACGCGTCGACTTAAAACGTAGTTTCGAAGCGGGACAGGTTTATGTCGCTCTATCACGAGCCGTCCATAAGGACCAATTACAGATACTGAATTTCAATCCAACCACCATTAGAACCACTTCTAAGGTACAGCATTTCTACAATAGCATTCAAGCCCTAGAAGCTGCACAAGCTTCTCtttga
- the COX6 gene encoding cytochrome c oxidase subunit VI (Syntenic homolog of Ashbya gossypii ACL110W; Syntenic homolog of Saccharomyces cerevisiae YHR051W (COX6)) gives MLSRAVLRSCSLNRAFLRSPSLRCGTSYAMPRLISQVNSIRKYSDHHEETFEEFTARFEKEFEEAYDLFEVQRVLNNCFSYDLVPAPAVLEKALLAARRVNDLPTAIRVFEALKYKVETEDQYKAYLEELSDLRKELGIPLKEELFPESS, from the coding sequence ATGTTGTCTAGAGCAGTTTTAAGAAGTTGTTCATTGAACAGAGCTTTTTTGAGAAGCCCTTCTTTGAGATGTGGCACCTCATATGCTATGCCAAGATTAATTTCACAAGTTAACTCTATTAGAAAGTACTCCGACCACCATGAAGAAACTTTTGAGGAATTCACTGCGAGATTCGAAAAGGAATTCGAGGAGGCTTATGACTTGTTTGAGGTCCAAAGAGTGTTGAATAACTGTTTTTCCTACGATTTGGTACCAGCTCCTGCTGTGTTAGAGAAGGCTTTGCTTGCTGCAAGAAGAGTTAATGATTTGCCAACGGCAATTAGAGTTTTTGAGGCCTTGAAATACAAGGTTGAAACCGAGGACCAATACAAGGCTTACTTAGAAGAATTGAGTGACCTCAGAAAGGAATTGGGAATTCCTTTGAAGGAAGAACTTTTCCCTGAATCTTCCTAA
- the TMA22 gene encoding Tma22p (Syntenic homolog of Ashbya gossypii ACL112C; Syntenic homolog of Saccharomyces cerevisiae YJR014W (TMA22)) produces the protein MSLKSVVYCEVCTLPPDYCEFTGKFKRCKAWLQEAHPDLYTSLYGNTEAAEGADVKAIEGALAKSSIGEAREEELEKKLQKLQAKEESREQRELAKKLSSKVIIKREARTKKKCMIAVSGLEVFQIDMKKLAKTFASKFATGCSVSKNAEKKEEVIVQGDIADEVEAYIHSLLAERGLENVKVEQIEVKKKKKPTTTPPAPQH, from the coding sequence ATGTCGTTAAAATCAGTTGTATATTGCGAAGTGTGCACGTTACCCCCGGATTATTGTGAGTTTACGGGTAAGTTTAAGCGTTGCAAGGCATGGTTGCAGGAGGCGCATCCTGATTTGTATACCTCGCTATATGGAAACACCGAAGCTGCTGAAGGCGCAGATGTAAAAGCTATTGAAGGGGCTTTAGCTAAGTCATCAATTGGCGAAGCCAGAGAAGAGGAATTGGAGAAGAAATTGCAGAAGCTTCAGGCTAAGGAGGAGTCCCGGGAACAAAGGGAACTTGCTAAGAAGCTATCGTCAAAAGTTATTATTAAAAGAGAGGCCAGAACTAAGAAGAAGTGTATGATAGCCGTATCTGGGCTCGAAGTGTTCCAGATCGATATGAAGAAGCTGGCTAAAACCTTCGCCTCCAAGTTTGCGACCGGTTGCTCTGTTTCCAAGAATGCCGAGAAGAAAGAGGAAGTAATAGTGCAAGGTGATATTGCAGACGAGGTTGAAGCCTACATTCACTCATTGTTGGCTGAGAGAGGCCTAGAGAACGTTAAAGTGGAGCAGATAGAAGtcaaaaagaagaagaagccAACTACGACCCCTCCCGCTCCACAGCATTAA
- a CDS encoding MATE family efflux transporter (Syntenic homolog of Ashbya gossypii AER234W; Syntenic homolog of Saccharomyces cerevisiae YHR032W (ERC1) (ERC1)), which produces MSKQFSHTTDEETSSVLYCSSVGKGGFFFPQDLISPKKRNEEAREAMLDDLGNADDTELLGELRGAGHGYGASSRQLSFDSQKPVPHSLIEEEMELLIDNHLYSLKSKDGKYSGSDRVVTSDEAERVIEREVQETWEQAVASGVEITTTLKREVQVLTKNSMPLVITFLLQQSLMFASVLSVAHLGAVELGGITVGSMTANITGIGPILGLSTCLDTLCAQAYGAERYHLVGLYLQRCVVIAMLMIIPIQLAWWFYAESLLRLFIPDPVVCGLAAQYLKVVAFSMPAFLLFEAGKRFLQCQGIFHASTMVLLVCAPLNALMNYLLVWHPTIGIGYLGAPLSVVFNYWFMSFGLLLYVLFTKHKVNPRKCWGGLIKPNQVFKNWNSIISLALPGIAMVATEFLGFEVLAIFASHISPSALGAHSIVFTVSGVSFQIPFSLSISVSTRVANLVGASLNKLSIVCCKAAILLATLVSIFLASLIFIFRVQIAYLFTSDQEVVEIVIAVLPILSLMQIFDSLNATTAGCLRGQGQQKIGVCINSLAFYLLGIPAAYTLGLVLGYGVQGLWYGIITALVVTTVGQSYFIFFCNWDAILSATKKRNSDDSF; this is translated from the coding sequence ATGTCTAAACAGTTCTCACATACTACAGATGAAGAGACTTCTTCAGTATTGTACTGTAGTAGTGTTGGAAAAGGTGGATTTTTCTTCCCCCAGGACTTAATATCTCCCAAGAAACGCAATGAGGAGGCGCGGGAAGCAATGTTGGACGACCTAGGTAACGCTGATGATACTGAGTTGCTTGGAGAACTCAGGGGAGCAGGACATGGATATGGTGCCTCGTCAAGACAGCTGTCTTTTGATAGTCAAAAACCCGTCCCTCACTCTTTGATAGAAGAGGAGATGGAGTTGCTGATTGATAATCATCTCTACAGTCTCAAGTCCAAGGATGGGAAATATAGTGGATCTGATAGAGTGGTAACCAGTGATGAAGCAGAGAGAGTTATAGAACGTGAGGTTCAGGAAACTTGGGAACAAGCTGTAGCTTCTGGAGTCGAGATAACTACAACTCTTAAAAGAGAGGTGCAGGTTCTGACGAAGAATTCAATGCCGCTGGTGATCACATTTTTATTGCAGCAGTCGTTAATGTTTGCTTCAGTTCTCTCCGTTGCTCACTTAGGTGCTGTTGAACTGGGAGGGATTACTGTAGGTTCGATGACTGCGAATATTACCGGTATAGGCCCTATTCTGGGTCTGAGTACTTGTTTGGATACTTTATGTGCGCAAGCTTATGGTGCTGAGAGGTATCATCTTGTAGGTCTGTATCTGCAGCGTTGTGTGGTTATAGCTATGTTGATGATTATACCCATCCAGTTGGCTTGGTGGTTTTATGCGGAGAGCCTGCTGCGCCTTTTTATCCCAGATCCAGTTGTTTGCGGTCTAGCAGCTCAGTACTTGAAGGTTGTAGCATTTTCTATGCCAGCATTCCTATTATTCGAGGCCGGTAAGCGGTTTTTGCAATGTCAGGGCATTTTCCATGCGTCTACAATGGTTCTTCTCGTTTGCGCTCCTTTGAATGCCTTAATGAACTACCTTTTAGTGTGGCACCCCACTATCGGTATTGGATATCTAGGTGCACCATTAAGTGTTGTGTTTAATTACTGGTTTATGTCATTTGGTCTGCTACTATACGTGTTATTTACCAAGCATAAGGTTAATCCTCGTAAATGTTGGGGAGGCCTCATTAAACCTAACCAAGTATTCAAGAATTGGAATAGTATTATCAGCCTGGCATTGCCTGGTATAGCTATGGTGGCAACAGAGTTCTTGGGCTTCGAAGTTTTAGCAATATTTGCATCTCATATCAGTCCATCAGCTCTTGGAGCTCATTCCATTGTTTTTACAGTTTCCGGTGTATCATTCCAAATTCCTTTCTCATTGTCAATTTCGGTTTCTACTCGTGTTGCTAACTTGGTTGGTGCGTCGCTTAACAAATTGTCCATTGTCTGTTGTAAGGCAGCTATCTTGTTAGCAACGCTAGTGTCAATATTTTTAGCATCATTAATCTTCATTTTCCGTGTCCAGATAGCCTATTTATTCACCAGCGACCAGGAGGTGGTCGAAATCGTCATTGCTGTGTTACCAATTCTTTCACTTATGCAAATCTTTGATTCGCTCAATGCTACGACTGCCGGCTGTCTCCGTGGTCAGGGCCAACAGAAAATCGGAGTTTGTATCAACTCCTTGGCCTTTTACCTCCTTGGTATACCTGCTGCATATACATTAGGACTCGTCTTGGGTTACGGTGTTCAAGGATTGTGGTATGGAATAATTACGGCGTTAGTTGTAACGACCGTTGGACAAAgttattttattttcttcTGTAACTGGGACGCTATTCTATCTGCTACTAAAAAGAGGAACTCAGATGATAGCTTTTAA
- the RCN1 gene encoding Rcn1p (Syntenic homolog of Ashbya gossypii ACL111W; Syntenic homolog of Saccharomyces cerevisiae YKL159C (RCN1)) produces the protein MTTNTVIITSSVLEVTSDSFVTEYSDFLNNAVLSQFTVTDDCPLELYVLPNLKRLIVVSPSSEISQYVITQSKKHAADPSGVRFNACFALFDTKKSNYLELPKSKKIRLVSPPQSPPSEFDFDRTEEHPNRETGHEMPAELLDASQPDAFQPGKSYLVHENSAVANIVLHPCENQFTDKEPTLGSIHTMVPPRSIYDDE, from the coding sequence ATGACTACAAACACTGTTATAATCACTTCTTCAGTACTCGAAGTCACCTCAGATTCCTTCGTAACCGAGTATAGTGATTTCTTAAACAACGCAGTTTTGTCGCAGTTCACTGTGACAGATGACTGCCCCCTTGAACTTTATGTGCTCCCAAACCTCAAACGACTAATAGTGGTGTCGCCATCGTCAGAAATATCACAATACGTCATCACACAATCAAAGAAACACGCCGCCGACCCAAGCGGAGTCCGCTTCAACGCATGCTTCGCACTGTTTGACACTAAAAAGAGCAATTATTTGGAGCTTCCAAAGTCTAAAAAGATTCGACTTGTGTCACCACCACAATCTCCACCATCAGAGTTTGACTTCGATAGAACAGAAGAACATCCTAACCGCGAAACAGGACACGAAATGCCAGCTGAACTACTAGATGCTTCACAACCGGACGCCTTTCAACCGGGTAAGTCCTACCTTGTGCACGAGAACAGCGCGGTGGCTAACATAGTCCTACATCCCTGTGAAAACCAGTTCACCGATAAAGAACCAACCCTGGGATCCATACACACCATGGTCCCGCCTCGGTCTATTTACGATGATGAGTAG
- a CDS encoding transcription activator GCR1-like domain-containing protein (Syntenic homolog of Ashbya gossypii AER235C; Syntenic homolog of Ashbya gossypii NOHBY524; No homolog in Saccharomyces cerevisiae; Syntenic homolog of Kluyveromyces lactis KLLA0F21824g) encodes MDMNLDDIIESFKSRVNRLSQDWDTLISTTLSTPEEQLKLLKAKLDLVQEQNSAIIVDLDQIKKVLNLDDDASNNVFTLLNTAGDGLSDAATSALAANEMVAAAINEHHGQVHHHHHQHHHHQQPPNTPQSETSSNSNHATAGLDIATLAFEQDIHALKRRRTSSDCSPGVPIAKVGIDEDDEDVTMQKDRSGTLGHLQRQPYRHISTRRALPASHLQEIEDYELQMIDSPKDVNELYREFDTSLKLQIMEFEKRYGKGQLSRIPKIRTYQRRRALVSEIDRYARFTNKSTEEAIQFFDDIRVDKNKTVAWLYNNLGKILAEYNIV; translated from the coding sequence ATGGATATGAATCTAGATGATATTATAGAATCCTTTAAATCTAGAGTGAATAGACTATCCCAAGATTGGGATACGCTAATATCGACAACTTTGAGTACACCAGAAGAGCAGTTGAAGCTTTTGAAAGCTAAATTGGATCTTGTGCAAGAGCAGAACTCCGCAATAATAGTTGATCTCGATCAAATTAAGAAAGTTTTAAATTTGGATGATGACGCGTCCAACAATGTGTTTACATTATTAAATACCGCTGGGGACGGTTTAAGCGATGCTGCTACAAGTGCACTAGCAGCTAATGAAATGGTTGCGGCAGCTATTAATGAACACCATGGGCAGGtccatcatcatcatcaccagcaccatcatcatcaacagCCCCCTAATACTCCACAGAGTGAAACATCGTCAAATTCTAACCATGCCACGGCTGGGTTAGATATTGCTACATTAGCTTTTGAACAAGATATTCATGCGCTAAAAAGACGAAGAACGTCCTCTGATTGCAGCCCCGGAGTACCAATTGCAAAAGTAGGAATTGACGAGGATGACGAAGATGTCACAATGCAGAAGGATAGAAGTGGGACCTTGGGTCACCTACAGCGGCAACCATACAGACATATTTCTACGCGCCGCGCTTTACCCGCATCCCACTTACAAGAGATTGAGGATTACGAGTTGCAAATGATCGATTCCCCGAAAGATGTCAATGAGTTGTACCGCGAGTTTGACACTAGTTTAAAGTTACAGATAATGGAATTTGAAAAGAGGTACGGCAAGGGTCAACTTTCTAGAATACCAAAAATAAGAACCTATCAAAGAAGGCGTGCTTTGGTAAGCGAAATCGACAGATATGCAAGATTCACGAATAAATCTACCGAGGAAGCAATTCAattcttcgatgatatTAGGGTAGACAAAAATAAAACCGTAGCCTGGTTGTATAATAATTTGGGCAAAATATTGGCCGAGTATAATATTGTGTGA